One Streptomyces sp. L2 genomic window carries:
- a CDS encoding LacI family DNA-binding transcriptional regulator: MRVSLKDVALHAGVSIKTVSNVVNGHPHVTPAMRARVQKSIDELGYRPNLTARHLRKGRTGIMALALPELGNPYFAELAAEVVDAAAEHDYTVLLDHTGGRRDQEALVSQGFRTRVIDGLILSPIELEAEDLRERAEPVPLVLLGEREYDLPYDHIAIDNVAAARDAVRHLISLGRRDIAFLGARRGRSQPAHLRLHGWREALDAAGLVADHRLVAATDGWGHADGAAAMARLLDAGHRPDGVFAYNDLIAIGAMRVLSERGLRMPEDVAVVGFDDVVEGRFGAVTLTSVSPDKASIARMAVESVLAQVNGAPHHRPRRIHAGYSLIHRESTLGRA, translated from the coding sequence GTGCGGGTCAGCCTCAAGGACGTCGCGTTGCACGCGGGTGTCTCCATCAAGACCGTCTCCAACGTGGTCAATGGCCACCCGCACGTCACCCCGGCGATGCGGGCTCGGGTGCAGAAGTCCATCGACGAACTCGGCTACCGCCCCAACCTCACCGCCCGGCACCTGCGCAAGGGCCGGACCGGGATCATGGCCCTCGCCCTGCCCGAACTGGGCAACCCCTACTTCGCCGAACTCGCCGCGGAGGTCGTCGACGCGGCGGCCGAGCACGACTACACCGTCCTGCTCGACCACACGGGCGGCCGCCGGGACCAGGAGGCCCTGGTCAGCCAGGGATTCCGCACCAGGGTGATCGACGGTCTGATCCTGAGCCCCATCGAACTGGAGGCGGAGGACCTGCGCGAGCGGGCCGAACCCGTCCCGCTCGTCCTGCTCGGCGAGCGGGAGTACGACCTGCCCTACGACCACATCGCCATCGACAACGTCGCCGCCGCCCGCGACGCGGTGCGCCACCTGATCTCGCTCGGCCGGCGCGACATCGCCTTCCTGGGCGCCCGCCGCGGCCGCAGCCAGCCCGCTCACCTGCGGCTGCACGGCTGGCGGGAGGCGCTGGACGCCGCCGGGCTCGTCGCCGACCACCGACTGGTGGCGGCCACCGACGGCTGGGGCCACGCCGACGGAGCGGCGGCCATGGCCCGCCTCCTGGACGCCGGGCACCGGCCGGACGGGGTGTTCGCCTACAACGACCTCATCGCCATCGGCGCCATGCGCGTCCTGTCCGAGCGGGGGCTGCGCATGCCCGAGGACGTCGCCGTGGTCGGGTTCGACGACGTGGTGGAGGGCCGGTTCGGCGCCGTCACCCTCACCTCGGTCTCACCCGACAAGGCGTCCATCGCCAGGATGGCGGTGGAGTCCGTCCTCGCCCAGGTGAACGGCGCGCCGCACCACCGACCCCGCCGCATCCACGCCGGCTACTCCCTGATCCACCGGGAGAGCACGCTCGGGCGCGCCTGA
- a CDS encoding DUF1206 domain-containing protein — protein MDAQAWALRGRGRARRAADGAVMAVAARAGFVARGLIYCLVGVIALQIAFGGDGDRRQADRGGALEELAGKPFGAALLWVVGAALAGMALWRLSEAVFGGAGPNGHKPSKRAAALGRCLFYVFVSYSVLSYAAGHKGSGSGTSDRSTEDVTAVALGLPGGPWLVGPAGAAVVVAGVWMAVRAVRRKFRDTLRTGEMSGRVRRFTDCFGVVGGAARGIVFAAAGVFAVVAAVRHQPGKAKGMDDTLRSFRELPAGPWLLAVVALGLAAFGVFSWCGARWRAV, from the coding sequence ATGGATGCACAAGCATGGGCGTTGCGGGGGCGCGGCCGGGCGCGCCGTGCGGCTGATGGTGCGGTGATGGCGGTGGCGGCCCGGGCCGGGTTCGTCGCGCGCGGGCTGATCTACTGCCTGGTGGGGGTGATAGCGCTGCAGATCGCCTTCGGCGGCGACGGAGACCGGCGGCAGGCCGACCGCGGCGGCGCCCTGGAGGAGCTCGCCGGCAAGCCGTTCGGGGCGGCGCTGCTCTGGGTCGTGGGGGCGGCGCTCGCCGGTATGGCACTGTGGCGGCTGTCGGAGGCGGTGTTCGGCGGCGCGGGCCCGAACGGGCACAAGCCGTCGAAGCGGGCGGCGGCGCTCGGGCGCTGCCTCTTCTACGTCTTCGTGTCCTACTCGGTCCTCTCCTACGCGGCCGGGCACAAGGGCAGCGGGAGCGGCACCTCCGATCGGAGCACCGAGGACGTGACGGCCGTGGCACTCGGCCTGCCCGGCGGCCCGTGGCTGGTGGGGCCGGCCGGTGCGGCCGTGGTGGTGGCCGGGGTGTGGATGGCGGTCCGGGCCGTGCGGAGGAAGTTCCGGGACACCCTGCGGACCGGCGAGATGTCGGGGAGGGTGCGGCGGTTCACGGACTGCTTCGGCGTGGTCGGGGGCGCGGCGCGCGGGATCGTCTTCGCGGCGGCCGGTGTGTTCGCCGTCGTCGCCGCGGTCCGGCATCAGCCTGGGAAGGCCAAGGGCATGGACGACACGCTGCGGTCGTTCCGGGAGCTGCCGGCCGGGCCCTGGCTGCTCGCCGTGGTGGCCCTGGGGCTCGCCGCGTTCGGTGTCTTCTCCTGGTGCGGCGCGCGCTGGCGCGCGGTCTGA
- a CDS encoding DoxX family protein has protein sequence MNFSPALRLRSPRPLVQAAFRLLTGFLFACHGAASLFGVLGGAYGGGTVPVLQWPGWWAAVIELVGGGLVALGLFTRTAALICSGSMAYAYFSVHQSSALLPIDNGGEPAVMFCWAFLLIACLGPGAYSLGTLLKGGRTPAMDEAVAAAPAS, from the coding sequence ATGAACTTCTCACCGGCACTGCGGTTACGCAGCCCGCGTCCCCTCGTGCAGGCCGCCTTCCGCCTCCTGACCGGGTTCCTCTTCGCCTGCCACGGCGCCGCGTCCCTGTTCGGTGTCCTGGGTGGCGCCTACGGCGGCGGCACGGTCCCCGTGCTCCAGTGGCCCGGATGGTGGGCCGCGGTCATCGAACTGGTGGGCGGCGGCCTCGTGGCGCTCGGCCTGTTCACACGGACCGCGGCCCTCATCTGCTCGGGGTCCATGGCGTACGCCTACTTCAGCGTCCACCAGTCCAGCGCACTGCTCCCGATCGACAACGGCGGCGAGCCGGCCGTCATGTTCTGCTGGGCGTTCCTGCTGATCGCCTGCCTCGGCCCCGGCGCGTACTCGCTGGGGACCCTCCTCAAGGGCGGGAGAACACCCGCCATGGACGAGGCCGTAGCGGCCGCACCCGCTTCATAG
- a CDS encoding NADP-dependent oxidoreductase codes for MQAITVQNREAGAGGLALAELPHPHAAENDVIVEVHAAGFTPGELDWPGTWTDRAGRDRTPSVPGHELSGVVTELGYGTTGLTVGQRVYGLTDWARNGTLAQYTAVEARNLAPLPADVDHVTAAALPVSGLTAWQALFDHAHLRAGQSVLIHGAAGGVGSIAVQLARTAGARVIGTGRHDDRDTALALGAHAFVDLQGEKLEDVGEVDVVFDVIGGEILERSSVLVRPGGTLVTIAEPVTVRPRDGRAVFFVVEPDRVRLSDLAERVRDGRLKPIIGDVRPLAEAVGAFTPGKRRRGKTIIRVTED; via the coding sequence ATGCAAGCCATCACCGTCCAGAACCGCGAGGCCGGGGCCGGCGGGCTGGCTCTCGCCGAGCTGCCCCACCCGCATGCCGCTGAGAACGACGTGATCGTCGAGGTCCATGCCGCCGGCTTCACACCGGGTGAGCTGGACTGGCCCGGCACCTGGACCGACCGGGCCGGACGCGACCGGACCCCGAGCGTGCCCGGCCACGAGCTGTCCGGCGTCGTCACCGAACTCGGCTACGGCACGACCGGCCTGACCGTCGGGCAGCGCGTGTACGGCCTGACCGACTGGGCCCGCAACGGCACTCTGGCCCAGTACACCGCGGTCGAGGCCCGCAATCTCGCCCCGCTCCCCGCCGACGTCGACCACGTCACGGCTGCCGCGCTGCCCGTCTCCGGGCTCACCGCCTGGCAGGCGCTGTTCGACCATGCCCACCTCCGAGCCGGGCAGAGCGTCCTCATCCACGGCGCCGCGGGCGGCGTCGGCTCGATCGCCGTGCAGCTGGCCCGCACGGCGGGCGCCCGGGTGATCGGGACGGGACGCCACGACGACCGCGACACCGCACTCGCTCTGGGCGCCCATGCCTTCGTGGACCTCCAAGGCGAGAAGCTGGAGGACGTCGGCGAGGTCGACGTGGTGTTCGACGTGATCGGCGGCGAGATCCTTGAGCGTTCCAGCGTTCTGGTCCGCCCTGGCGGCACGTTGGTCACCATCGCCGAGCCCGTCACCGTCCGCCCGCGCGACGGACGCGCTGTCTTCTTCGTCGTCGAACCCGACCGCGTGCGCCTGAGCGATCTCGCCGAACGTGTGCGGGACGGACGCCTCAAGCCGATCATCGGTGACGTGCGGCCGCTCGCCGAAGCGGTCGGCGCTTTCACGCCGGGCAAGCGGCGCCGCGGTAAGACGATCATCCGCGTCACCGAGGACTGA
- a CDS encoding SDR family NAD(P)-dependent oxidoreductase yields the protein MNDARPLALVTGASSGIGRELAGQLAERGYDLVINAEDDARLLHAAEPIRAAGAHVDVIQADLRDYDQTEHLVDTVRAVGRPLDIAVLNAGVGRGGAFVDIDLADDLEIIDLNVRSTVHLAKRVVRDMAARDEGRILVTSSIASTMPGSFQAVYNATKSFLQSFVQALQNELKDTGVTLTSLMPGPTETDFFHRADMDDTKVGRQDKDAPAQVARQGLDALLAGKEKVVAGSAKTKAQGMANKILPDKAKAEAHRKMAEPGSGQNEKPH from the coding sequence ATGAACGATGCCAGGCCCCTCGCCCTGGTCACCGGCGCTTCCAGCGGCATAGGTCGTGAGCTGGCCGGGCAGCTTGCCGAGCGCGGCTACGACCTCGTCATCAACGCCGAGGACGACGCTCGCCTGCTGCATGCAGCCGAGCCGATCCGGGCCGCGGGCGCGCACGTCGACGTGATCCAGGCCGATCTGCGTGACTACGACCAGACCGAGCACCTCGTCGACACCGTCCGGGCCGTCGGACGGCCGCTGGACATCGCCGTGCTGAACGCCGGCGTCGGCAGGGGCGGCGCGTTCGTCGACATCGATCTGGCGGACGACCTGGAGATCATCGACCTGAACGTCAGGTCGACCGTGCACCTCGCCAAGCGCGTCGTCCGCGACATGGCGGCCCGCGACGAAGGCCGCATCCTCGTGACCTCGTCCATCGCATCGACCATGCCCGGCTCGTTCCAGGCCGTCTACAACGCCACCAAGTCGTTCCTGCAGTCCTTCGTGCAGGCGCTGCAGAACGAGCTCAAGGACACCGGCGTCACCCTGACCTCGCTGATGCCGGGCCCGACGGAGACCGACTTCTTCCACCGGGCGGACATGGACGACACCAAGGTCGGCCGGCAGGACAAGGACGCCCCCGCGCAGGTCGCCCGGCAAGGACTCGACGCGCTCCTTGCCGGCAAGGAGAAAGTCGTCGCCGGCTCGGCCAAGACGAAGGCTCAGGGCATGGCGAACAAGATCCTCCCCGACAAGGCCAAGGCCGAGGCGCACCGCAAGATGGCCGAACCCGGGTCGGGACAGAACGAAAAGCCCCATTGA
- a CDS encoding APC family permease, which yields MSSLSETETGEPVEQPRLRRDLGRVGLLFAGVGSIIGSGWLFGALKASREAGPASIFSWAIAAVMIILIGLCFAELGTMFPVSGGVVRFPHLSFGSFASYTMGWITWIAAATVAPIEVEGALQYATKWADFTVLHKASGAYTLTGLGYAVAAAAMAFFVVVNYFGIRWFARVNNVLVWWKLAIILLVIVAFFVTAFHAHNFSAQEYGGFAPGGAKGIFTAISTAGITFSFLGFRQGVELAGETDNPKRNVPFAILGSVLITAVIYILLEVAFIGAVPTHDLTSSHGWLNLSFANDYGPLAAISSAIGLSWLAYTLYVDAVISPGDTGLIYTTVTARISYAMGRNRNAPEALTKTTRRGAPLVSLIVTFIVGLIIFLPFPSWQQLVGFITSATVLSFGSGPLVLAAMRRQIPDHARPFKVPGGDVIPFLALYAANLIVYWAGWNTNWKLFATIGIGFVFLAIFEATSKGRSPALDWKAGAGWVMPWLIGLTVISWAGDYDGGRGYIGFGWGFLVNLALAAIVYFLALRVRLPKARVDEHIEQAREEARIEQEELGPGPEAA from the coding sequence ATGAGTTCGTTGTCCGAGACCGAGACCGGAGAGCCGGTCGAACAGCCAAGACTCCGGCGGGACCTGGGCCGTGTGGGCCTGCTGTTCGCCGGGGTCGGGTCCATCATCGGCTCCGGTTGGCTCTTCGGGGCCCTCAAGGCGTCCCGGGAGGCCGGGCCGGCATCGATCTTCTCCTGGGCGATCGCCGCCGTGATGATCATTCTCATCGGGCTGTGCTTCGCGGAGCTGGGCACGATGTTCCCGGTCTCCGGCGGCGTGGTCCGCTTCCCCCATCTGTCCTTCGGGTCGTTCGCCAGCTACACCATGGGCTGGATCACCTGGATCGCGGCCGCCACCGTCGCCCCCATCGAGGTCGAGGGCGCCCTGCAGTACGCCACGAAGTGGGCGGACTTCACCGTCCTGCACAAAGCCTCCGGCGCGTACACCCTCACCGGCCTCGGATACGCGGTCGCGGCGGCCGCCATGGCCTTCTTCGTGGTGGTGAACTACTTCGGCATCCGATGGTTCGCCCGGGTGAACAACGTGCTGGTGTGGTGGAAGCTCGCCATCATCCTGCTGGTGATCGTGGCCTTCTTCGTCACGGCCTTCCACGCCCACAACTTCAGCGCCCAGGAGTACGGCGGCTTCGCCCCCGGCGGCGCCAAGGGAATCTTCACGGCCATCTCCACCGCCGGCATCACCTTCTCGTTCCTCGGCTTCCGCCAGGGCGTCGAGCTGGCCGGCGAGACGGACAACCCCAAGCGCAACGTGCCGTTCGCCATCCTGGGATCCGTGCTGATCACGGCCGTGATCTACATCCTGCTGGAGGTCGCCTTCATCGGCGCGGTCCCCACCCACGACCTGACGTCCTCCCACGGCTGGCTCAACCTGAGCTTCGCCAACGACTACGGTCCGCTGGCCGCCATCTCCAGCGCCATCGGCCTCAGCTGGCTGGCATACACCCTCTACGTCGACGCCGTGATCTCCCCCGGTGACACCGGCCTGATCTACACCACCGTCACCGCCCGCATCTCGTACGCCATGGGGCGCAACCGCAACGCGCCCGAGGCCCTGACGAAGACCACCCGGCGCGGCGCCCCGCTGGTCAGCCTGATCGTCACCTTCATCGTCGGCCTGATCATCTTCCTGCCGTTCCCCAGCTGGCAGCAGCTGGTCGGGTTCATCACCTCGGCCACCGTGCTGTCGTTCGGCTCCGGGCCCCTGGTGCTCGCCGCCATGCGACGCCAGATCCCCGACCACGCCCGCCCCTTCAAGGTGCCCGGCGGCGACGTCATCCCGTTCCTCGCGCTGTACGCGGCGAACCTCATCGTCTACTGGGCGGGCTGGAACACCAACTGGAAGCTCTTCGCCACCATCGGGATCGGCTTCGTCTTCCTGGCGATCTTCGAGGCGACGAGCAAGGGCCGCTCCCCGGCCCTGGACTGGAAGGCCGGCGCCGGCTGGGTCATGCCCTGGCTGATCGGGCTCACCGTGATCAGCTGGGCCGGCGACTACGACGGCGGCCGTGGCTATATCGGCTTCGGCTGGGGCTTCCTGGTCAACCTGGCACTCGCCGCGATCGTCTACTTCCTGGCCCTGCGCGTCAGGCTCCCCAAGGCCCGCGTGGACGAGCACATCGAGCAGGCCCGTGAAGAGGCCCGCATCGAGCAGGAGGAACTGGGCCCCGGCCCCGAAGCCGCCTGA
- a CDS encoding lanthionine synthetase LanC family protein translates to MPGRGSPARSAWCYGAPGVAHALWLAGTALGDHDLHDVATEAMAAVLRRPAHMRFIDSPTFCHGVAGLLQIVLRFAHATRLPFLHDAADHLWSSCPLPTSLSARGATPRWIPGTTRWTTWDSSTVRLAWRLRFWPRPQMPCPRGTDYFYSPEAPRRHRRRPQATDIRTGRAPRCGLAGSTRTFGFAPRSWRTPCHDV, encoded by the coding sequence GTGCCGGGACGGGGTAGCCCGGCTCGTAGCGCTTGGTGCTATGGGGCACCAGGCGTGGCACACGCGCTGTGGCTCGCGGGTACGGCCCTGGGTGACCACGACCTGCACGATGTCGCGACCGAGGCCATGGCCGCTGTACTGAGGCGCCCTGCTCACATGCGCTTCATCGACTCGCCGACATTCTGCCACGGCGTGGCAGGACTGCTGCAGATCGTCCTGCGCTTCGCCCACGCCACGCGTCTGCCCTTCCTGCATGACGCGGCGGACCACTTGTGGAGCAGCTGCCCGCTGCCTACGAGCCTGAGCGCCCGTGGGGCTACGCCGCGTTGGATTCCGGGAACCACCCGGTGGACAACGTGGGACTCGTCGACGGTGCGGCTGGCGTGGCGCTTGCGCTTCTGGCCGCGGCCACAGATGCCGTGCCCACGTGGGACAGACTACTTCTACTCTCCTGAAGCTCCTCGACGGCATCGACGACGCCCGCAGGCCACGGACATCCGTACAGGCCGGGCCCCAAGGTGTGGACTCGCAGGCTCTACCCGCACATTCGGGTTCGCTCCAAGGTCTTGGCGTACTCCATGCCACGATGTGTGA
- a CDS encoding LacI family DNA-binding transcriptional regulator — protein MAEATGLSVTTVSHALRGKGQIAPATRDRVRRAAEELGYRPDPVARGLVSGRTGILGQPTSGVSRARRSARRADQDRRVLALRPAL, from the coding sequence GTGGCGGAGGCGACCGGCCTGTCCGTCACCACCGTCTCCCACGCCCTGCGCGGCAAGGGCCAGATCGCCCCGGCCACCCGCGACCGGGTACGCCGCGCCGCGGAGGAACTGGGCTACCGCCCCGACCCCGTCGCCCGCGGCCTGGTCTCCGGACGCACCGGCATCCTCGGCCAGCCGACGTCCGGGGTCAGCCGGGCCAGACGGTCAGCAAGGCGCGCGGACCAAGACCGGCGCGTACTTGCCCTTCGCCCAGCGCTTTGA